A window from Akkermansia muciniphila encodes these proteins:
- a CDS encoding SUMF1/EgtB/PvdO family nonheme iron enzyme produces the protein MPELSMFDLPHNFGDYTLVAFIGRTRGGILYQAIQQGMDRSVFLELLEPDNAEGVSVEEFLMKARTRAAVTAPVLGTVYEASQAQGYWFVTSEQLGGSSLQCMLDRGQALSMKDLLKVIETVGGMCGRYERLQTAFNVMEPRHIFLDDKSAVRLMNTAMPGDFHEEISRAQMERLGADLLPLVTPDVPGTTRMRTLLEWMREGQNGKPMQWDQVMELIAAVREQLGLSPRATTHRYTVPVEPRGKTGKWMLWAGAGLLGAGIAAGAVLLSLPGEEVSGPAPPPAPKHYPDFSASDHTEVRVNLPGGGELIVGAHEITMESYRLFLDQWARLTPELREEYSHPDQPDKQAATHVPADWEAMWTAANTPGGKWKGRKITPRSPVVNVTFWDAWAYAGWKPVPPGEPRYRLPARREWMALGSMLETGEKGDKTLVIDRYSNDYDLKTGVCGMASGVMEWTSSMEKDPARVKEPPGPVACGGDWKHPGITNRVEYLRSRGESRDNLGFRIVRDVR, from the coding sequence ATGCCTGAACTGTCCATGTTTGACCTTCCCCACAACTTTGGAGACTACACGCTGGTGGCGTTCATCGGCCGCACGCGGGGAGGGATTCTCTACCAGGCCATCCAGCAGGGCATGGACCGTTCCGTGTTCCTGGAACTGCTGGAACCGGACAACGCGGAGGGCGTGAGCGTGGAGGAATTCCTGATGAAAGCCCGCACGCGGGCGGCTGTCACCGCCCCGGTGCTGGGCACCGTTTATGAGGCCTCCCAGGCCCAGGGGTACTGGTTCGTCACCAGTGAACAGCTGGGAGGCTCCTCCCTCCAGTGCATGCTGGACCGCGGCCAGGCCCTGTCCATGAAGGACCTGCTGAAAGTGATTGAAACGGTCGGCGGCATGTGCGGCAGGTATGAACGCCTGCAAACCGCCTTCAACGTCATGGAGCCGCGCCACATCTTCCTGGATGACAAGTCCGCCGTGCGGCTGATGAATACGGCCATGCCCGGTGACTTTCATGAAGAAATATCCCGCGCGCAGATGGAGCGCCTGGGGGCGGACCTGCTGCCCCTGGTGACGCCGGACGTGCCCGGAACCACCCGCATGCGCACCCTGCTGGAATGGATGCGGGAGGGCCAGAACGGCAAGCCGATGCAGTGGGACCAGGTCATGGAGCTGATTGCCGCGGTCCGCGAACAACTGGGGCTCTCCCCGCGGGCCACCACCCACCGCTATACCGTTCCCGTGGAACCCCGCGGAAAAACCGGAAAATGGATGCTCTGGGCCGGAGCGGGCCTGCTGGGCGCGGGAATAGCCGCTGGTGCCGTGCTCCTTTCACTCCCCGGGGAGGAAGTCTCCGGGCCTGCACCGCCTCCGGCGCCGAAACACTATCCTGATTTCTCCGCCAGCGACCATACGGAAGTACGCGTGAACCTTCCCGGCGGCGGCGAACTGATCGTGGGAGCCCATGAAATTACCATGGAATCCTACCGCCTGTTTCTGGACCAGTGGGCGCGCCTTACTCCGGAGCTGAGGGAGGAATATTCCCATCCGGACCAGCCGGACAAGCAGGCCGCCACCCACGTTCCCGCAGACTGGGAAGCCATGTGGACGGCGGCCAACACTCCCGGGGGGAAATGGAAGGGCAGGAAAATCACGCCCCGTTCCCCCGTCGTCAACGTCACCTTCTGGGATGCCTGGGCGTATGCGGGCTGGAAGCCCGTGCCCCCCGGAGAGCCCCGTTACCGCCTGCCCGCGCGCCGGGAATGGATGGCCCTGGGAAGCATGCTGGAAACGGGTGAAAAAGGGGATAAAACCCTGGTGATTGACCGGTACAGCAATGACTATGATCTAAAAACGGGCGTGTGCGGCATGGCCTCCGGCGTGATGGAATGGACCTCCTCCATGGAAAAAGACCCCGCGCGCGTGAAGGAACCGCCGGGCCCGGTGGCCTGCGGCGGGGACTGGAAGCACCCCGGCATCACCAACCGGGTGGAATACCTGCGTTCCCGCGGAGAAAGCCGGGACAACCTGGGCTTCAGAATCGTGCGGGACGTCCGCTGA
- a CDS encoding PDZ domain-containing protein codes for MKLPSCAYLLPVACSLFPSAVAEGYNGSLDFEQRINGKTVLKTIEPVRERLQELSAVFFSGHDVMVYGIVLSPDGYIATKASELHSHQNPVIRIGAAKYSHFKEIGTDPATDIAVVKVDASGLAAPGPVSNEAHMGMLVVSNGSTTRSSRRAQLGTLSAAQRPIPNGDTAYMGVIFAAPCSIQEVVKDGPAARAGAMDGDEILAVDGTPVTTLEAIYPILSKKEIGEKVTLKVNRKGNKVSYAITLGSRRKALGEDTPQNSNDLISGGFSKRRDDFPMVLQHDTPSRYTLMGGPLLNLKGELIGMNIARVNRAENYALPISVVQESVKRILEKAQQPEKKPQGDS; via the coding sequence ATGAAACTCCCCTCCTGCGCATACCTGCTTCCCGTGGCCTGTTCCCTGTTTCCCTCCGCCGTGGCGGAAGGCTATAACGGGAGCCTGGATTTTGAACAGCGCATCAATGGAAAGACGGTTCTGAAGACTATTGAACCCGTCCGCGAACGCCTTCAGGAGTTGAGCGCCGTTTTCTTTTCCGGCCATGACGTGATGGTTTACGGCATTGTCCTGAGTCCGGACGGCTATATAGCCACCAAGGCTTCCGAACTCCACTCCCACCAGAATCCGGTGATCCGGATAGGGGCTGCCAAGTACAGCCATTTCAAGGAGATCGGCACGGATCCGGCCACGGACATCGCCGTGGTGAAGGTGGACGCTTCCGGCCTGGCCGCTCCCGGCCCCGTCAGCAATGAGGCTCACATGGGCATGCTGGTGGTCAGCAACGGTTCCACCACCCGCAGTTCCAGACGGGCCCAGCTCGGCACGCTCAGTGCGGCGCAGCGCCCCATCCCGAACGGTGATACGGCCTACATGGGCGTGATTTTTGCCGCTCCGTGCTCCATTCAGGAGGTCGTCAAGGATGGTCCAGCCGCCAGGGCCGGAGCCATGGACGGGGATGAGATTCTGGCCGTGGACGGCACCCCCGTCACCACGCTGGAAGCCATTTACCCCATTTTGTCAAAGAAGGAGATCGGGGAGAAGGTAACGCTGAAGGTCAACCGCAAGGGCAACAAGGTTTCCTACGCCATCACGCTGGGTTCCCGGCGGAAGGCGCTGGGGGAGGATACGCCCCAGAATTCCAATGACCTGATCAGCGGGGGCTTCAGCAAGCGCCGGGATGATTTCCCCATGGTTCTACAGCATGACACCCCTTCCCGGTATACGCTGATGGGCGGCCCGCTGCTCAACCTGAAGGGAGAGCTTATCGGCATGAACATCGCCAGGGTGAACCGGGCGGAGAATTACGCCCTTCCCATCAGCGTGGTTCAGGAAAGCGTAAAGCGCATTTTGGAGAAAGCGCAGCAGCCGGAGAAGAAGCCCCAGGGAGATTCCTGA
- a CDS encoding S1C family serine protease, whose protein sequence is MMNTAFRKPCFSAILCGTALLAPFPQAPAQSADGAGILSTTPQSVEDLQRIEHQLQQVLPRVLPALVCIEVNNGSGSGILVSEKGLIFSAAHVVDKQGTVLKIIMPDGTRLLGKTTAQNSESDAGLAEITTRLDKDLPRVERTEKLPRVGDWVFALGHGGGLDQKRGPMVRLGRVVSLKNGVIQTDCKLIRGDSGGPLFNLNGELIGIHSRVGSGLEDNLHVPMKDFDALMEPPTGGKAPLPPSPEQDS, encoded by the coding sequence ATGATGAATACGGCCTTCCGGAAACCCTGTTTTTCCGCCATTCTCTGCGGCACAGCCCTGCTGGCGCCTTTTCCGCAGGCTCCGGCGCAGTCTGCGGACGGCGCCGGAATCCTTTCCACCACGCCACAGTCCGTAGAAGATCTCCAGCGCATTGAACACCAGCTTCAGCAGGTGCTACCCAGAGTGCTTCCGGCCCTGGTCTGCATTGAGGTGAATAATGGGAGCGGCTCCGGCATCCTGGTCTCGGAGAAGGGGCTGATTTTTTCAGCGGCCCACGTCGTTGACAAGCAGGGGACCGTGCTCAAGATCATCATGCCGGACGGTACGCGCCTGCTCGGAAAGACCACGGCGCAGAATAGCGAGTCCGACGCCGGCCTGGCCGAAATCACCACCAGGCTGGACAAAGACCTTCCCCGTGTAGAGCGGACGGAGAAACTGCCCCGTGTAGGAGACTGGGTGTTCGCTCTGGGCCACGGCGGCGGACTGGACCAGAAACGCGGCCCGATGGTGCGCCTGGGCCGCGTGGTTTCCCTTAAGAATGGCGTCATCCAGACGGATTGCAAGCTGATCCGCGGGGATTCCGGCGGCCCTCTGTTCAACTTGAACGGAGAGTTGATCGGCATTCATAGCCGGGTTGGTTCCGGCCTGGAGGATAACCTCCACGTTCCCATGAAGGATTTCGACGCCCTGATGGAACCTCCCACCGGAGGAAAAGCGCCCCTTCCCCCGTCACCGGAACAGGACAGTTAA
- a CDS encoding DGQHR domain-containing protein codes for MKREEENCLQNKLVTGHELRAQKKRRRSDYLSESIPLSEISEREKKGWSVCKYYKQSARIIKKKSQDMAFEDQVWNIFADMGFHYMNKDRNFDLPYHKSDAKLTKQIDVFAVDDECVLLIECKSAPEGPKCGNFKKDIEAISGFQKGIITNLKKNLKLNNHKFKWILATNNYYLSKNDQDRLKEFNILHFDEDVLEYYRELAKHLGSSSKFQLLANIFRSSDIPGIANKIPAISGKMGGYKYYSFSIEPEKLLKISYVLHRSKANAEMMPTYQRLIKKSRLQSIRQFIDEGGFFPNSIVVNIDTRRALQFDQATTQVEDTESKIGILHLPKKYGSAYIIDGQHRLYGYTDTKYSKSNTIPVVLFVNLSRKDQVKLFMQINENQKSVSKNLRNTLNSDLLWTDENKTNQVVALKLHLAQKLGETKDSPLYDRILVGESTSTATKCISIDSIKIGLDSSNFFNIYTDQTLRKHGTFDLGDNDETAKLLYSFLVGCFRRVQKNLTTEWNQGKDNAGYLTINAGIISLLRIFNDIADTIITKEKLDPKSVNMSTFLESVDYYLDPLLHFLQGLTPEEKLELKGCYGTGGRTKYWRILQRAIRNTREDFIVDGLDEYWKDQSKTYNVQSLDIIHEIREWMTLTFKEALMNKYGPNDWLKLGIPKSVFTDLHKRATDIDYQKASDEPKTDPWNCLQIGDYRKIALYGDNWSSLFEKICTIPGDEKLIGGKDKKTEWIKELDKISKQDFTSYSVTTTEYEFLQKLEKLILATS; via the coding sequence ATGAAAAGAGAAGAAGAGAATTGTCTCCAAAACAAACTTGTAACAGGCCATGAATTGCGAGCACAAAAGAAAAGACGCCGAAGCGATTATCTTAGTGAAAGCATCCCCCTTTCTGAAATCTCCGAACGTGAAAAAAAAGGATGGTCTGTATGTAAGTACTATAAACAAAGTGCCCGTATAATCAAAAAAAAATCTCAAGACATGGCATTTGAAGATCAAGTCTGGAATATTTTTGCCGATATGGGGTTTCATTACATGAATAAAGATAGAAATTTTGATCTTCCTTATCACAAATCAGATGCTAAATTAACCAAACAAATTGACGTATTCGCAGTAGATGATGAATGCGTATTGTTGATTGAATGTAAATCAGCACCAGAAGGTCCGAAATGTGGCAATTTCAAAAAAGACATTGAGGCTATCAGTGGATTTCAAAAAGGAATAATAACTAATCTTAAAAAGAATTTAAAACTAAATAATCATAAATTCAAATGGATTTTAGCAACTAATAACTACTATTTATCAAAAAATGATCAAGATAGATTGAAAGAATTTAATATCCTACATTTTGATGAAGATGTATTAGAATATTATAGGGAATTAGCAAAACATCTTGGATCATCATCTAAATTCCAATTATTAGCAAATATATTTCGTAGTAGCGACATACCTGGAATAGCGAACAAAATACCGGCTATATCTGGGAAAATGGGTGGGTATAAATATTATTCCTTCTCAATAGAACCTGAAAAATTATTAAAAATTAGTTATGTTCTACATCGAAGTAAAGCAAATGCAGAAATGATGCCTACTTATCAGCGCCTTATTAAAAAGAGTCGCTTACAGTCAATTCGACAATTTATTGATGAAGGCGGCTTCTTCCCTAACTCTATCGTTGTCAATATTGATACACGGAGAGCCCTACAATTTGATCAAGCTACTACTCAGGTAGAAGACACAGAGTCCAAAATCGGCATTCTGCACCTTCCTAAAAAATATGGAAGTGCTTATATTATTGATGGACAGCATCGTTTGTATGGTTATACAGACACCAAATACAGCAAATCAAATACTATACCCGTAGTTTTATTTGTAAACCTGAGTCGTAAAGATCAAGTAAAGTTATTCATGCAAATTAATGAAAATCAGAAATCTGTTTCAAAAAATTTAAGAAATACATTAAATTCTGATCTACTTTGGACTGATGAAAATAAAACAAATCAGGTAGTGGCTTTAAAACTTCACCTTGCGCAAAAATTAGGAGAGACAAAAGATTCTCCTCTATATGATCGTATTTTGGTGGGAGAATCAACCAGCACAGCGACAAAATGCATTAGTATTGATTCCATAAAAATAGGATTAGATTCTAGTAATTTTTTTAATATATACACAGACCAAACACTTCGAAAACATGGGACTTTTGATTTAGGAGATAATGATGAAACAGCTAAATTATTATACTCTTTTTTAGTAGGTTGTTTTAGGCGTGTTCAGAAAAATTTGACTACAGAATGGAACCAAGGCAAAGACAATGCCGGTTATCTTACAATCAATGCAGGGATTATTAGTTTACTCCGTATTTTTAATGACATTGCAGATACTATTATTACAAAAGAGAAGCTAGATCCTAAATCTGTCAATATGTCTACATTTCTAGAGTCCGTTGATTACTACCTAGATCCATTATTGCATTTTTTGCAGGGGCTTACTCCTGAAGAAAAATTAGAATTAAAAGGATGTTACGGTACAGGAGGTCGAACTAAATATTGGAGAATACTACAAAGAGCAATTCGTAATACAAGAGAAGACTTTATTGTTGATGGATTGGATGAATACTGGAAAGATCAATCCAAAACATACAATGTACAATCTCTGGATATTATACATGAAATAAGAGAATGGATGACACTTACATTTAAAGAAGCTCTTATGAACAAATATGGCCCAAATGATTGGTTAAAACTAGGTATACCTAAATCTGTTTTTACAGATTTACATAAAAGAGCTACCGATATTGATTATCAGAAAGCTTCTGACGAACCTAAAACTGACCCTTGGAATTGTCTCCAAATTGGAGATTATCGGAAAATTGCACTTTACGGAGATAATTGGAGTTCCCTATTTGAAAAAATATGTACAATACCTGGAGATGAAAAGCTAATCGGCGGCAAAGATAAAAAAACAGAATGGATAAAGGAACTAGATAAAATTTCAAAACAAGATTTCACTAGTTATAGTGTAACTACAACTGAATATGAATTCTTACAAAAGCTTGAAAAACTTATCTTAGCGACCAGTTAG
- a CDS encoding DNA adenine methylase — translation MKIHQSQPKDHFPEENVAKPFLRWAGGKSWIVKYLRPLLSECSFVNYHEPFLGGGSVFFSLTHHGRIFLSDSNRELIETYLSIRDNVDEIISLLRKYPNEKDFYYNLRDSSPPSLVEKSARFIYLNQTSFNGIYRVNLKGKYNVPYGYRNKIVLNENVLRKASAKLQGAELMCCDFESTLSRIEKGDLIFIDPPYTISHNNNGFIKYNQKIFSLEDQYRLSNLIDKIKLKKAFYVLTNAAHSKISEIFNKGDLLIQVNRANLLGGKNAQRGHVDEFLFTNIVR, via the coding sequence ATGAAAATCCACCAATCTCAACCAAAGGATCATTTTCCTGAAGAAAATGTTGCAAAACCTTTTCTACGTTGGGCTGGAGGGAAAAGCTGGATAGTCAAGTATCTACGCCCTCTTTTGAGCGAATGTTCATTTGTCAACTATCATGAACCCTTCTTAGGAGGAGGTTCCGTATTTTTTTCTCTCACCCACCATGGTCGCATATTTTTATCTGATTCCAACCGAGAGCTTATTGAAACTTATCTCAGCATACGTGATAATGTTGATGAAATAATTTCCTTATTAAGGAAATATCCTAATGAAAAAGATTTTTATTATAATTTACGCGATTCATCTCCGCCCTCTCTGGTAGAAAAATCTGCACGGTTTATATACCTAAATCAAACGTCATTTAATGGTATATATCGTGTCAATCTTAAAGGAAAATATAATGTCCCTTATGGGTATAGGAATAAAATTGTTTTGAATGAAAATGTACTACGAAAAGCCAGCGCTAAATTACAAGGAGCTGAATTAATGTGTTGTGATTTCGAGTCAACACTTTCTCGCATTGAAAAAGGAGATCTTATTTTCATAGATCCTCCGTATACGATCTCACACAATAATAATGGATTTATTAAATACAATCAAAAGATTTTCTCATTAGAAGACCAATATCGTCTTAGTAATTTAATTGATAAAATTAAATTAAAGAAAGCTTTCTACGTGTTAACTAATGCCGCCCACAGTAAAATATCTGAAATATTTAACAAAGGCGATTTATTAATTCAAGTCAACCGAGCTAATTTACTTGGTGGAAAAAACGCTCAACGGGGACATGTAGACGAATTCTTATTTACTAATATTGTTAGATAA
- a CDS encoding BACON domain-containing protein, with protein sequence MLAKVTACSCIPLISAFNATVKQKGPMGFNISRPADGRPVKVGGTGNPWGWWSKDKVVVQINFVPDERAVFEVGSCTFADFTAPPEDHYAYAHTIRQTGNAAGIYISLQIDSALRKFRVKYHSRLSNSAVAPGVLSVYEWDMPEEFYNVKMARLIYAYRHQYLDVYYVTPSGELKLIAATPASQGYAITEAQLLFHGNSEIYSAIAHVEDNKLRDWLGKQPLPYSRSKWVERNSNAPLSGIDLPSAGGSSSLTLNSGVGSAWTLVSKPDWLDAGAEHWKNGAVVTVSAGAAEETRHGSLILATDGNHAAAGVKAYEKVVITQTVQA encoded by the coding sequence ATGCTCGCGAAGGTGACGGCTTGTTCCTGCATACCTCTGATAAGCGCCTTCAACGCGACGGTTAAGCAGAAGGGGCCTATGGGGTTCAATATCTCCAGGCCTGCCGACGGAAGGCCAGTAAAAGTGGGAGGCACCGGAAACCCGTGGGGATGGTGGAGCAAGGACAAGGTCGTTGTACAAATCAATTTCGTTCCGGATGAACGGGCCGTTTTTGAGGTGGGCTCATGCACGTTTGCGGATTTTACCGCTCCTCCGGAAGATCATTATGCCTATGCCCATACCATACGGCAAACAGGCAATGCCGCCGGCATTTATATCAGTCTTCAAATCGACAGTGCTCTGCGCAAATTCCGGGTGAAATATCATTCCAGGCTCTCGAATTCCGCCGTGGCTCCGGGGGTGCTGAGCGTTTATGAATGGGATATGCCGGAGGAATTTTACAATGTTAAAATGGCACGCCTCATTTATGCCTACCGTCACCAGTATCTGGACGTGTATTACGTGACGCCCTCGGGAGAACTGAAGCTTATCGCTGCTACGCCGGCCTCACAGGGTTACGCCATCACTGAGGCTCAATTGCTGTTTCATGGCAACAGTGAAATTTATTCCGCCATAGCGCACGTGGAGGATAACAAGCTGAGGGACTGGCTCGGCAAGCAGCCGCTTCCCTATTCCCGTTCCAAATGGGTTGAGCGCAATTCGAATGCTCCTTTATCCGGTATTGATCTGCCTTCTGCCGGGGGAAGCTCTTCGTTGACGCTGAATTCCGGCGTCGGTTCTGCATGGACGCTGGTTTCAAAGCCCGACTGGCTGGACGCAGGTGCGGAGCATTGGAAGAACGGCGCTGTCGTGACCGTATCAGCCGGAGCTGCGGAAGAAACGCGGCATGGCTCGCTCATCCTTGCGACGGATGGCAACCATGCGGCGGCCGGAGTTAAAGCCTATGAAAAAGTTGTCATCACGCAAACTGTCCAAGCGTGA
- a CDS encoding acyltransferase family protein yields MSNSQNSPIPPGSEKHHYHILDGLRGVAAIVVVWFHIFEAYATSHVDQIINHGYLAVDFFFMLSGFVIGYAYDNRWKTMTTGEFIKRRLIRLQPMVAIGAVIGALIFYFQGCSVWDVSQVAVISLLVATFVNVLLIPSPPGLEIRGLGEMYPLNGPSWSLFFEYIGNLLYALFIRKLSTRSLAVLVILAGCGLASFSFWGPNGDICSGFAMTGTEWTGGSLRLLYSFSAGLLLFRLFKPVNIKGSFWLCGISLAILLAVPRLGGEDAFWMNSLYETVCFAVFFPLILLFGASGKITDPYTDKICRFLGRISYPLYMVHYPFIYLYYAWVKNGDLSFSESLPGALAVVIGSILLAWLCLKFYDEPVRSFLAKHFLKRKNNRSLEPSSSVLQKKTDG; encoded by the coding sequence ATGTCGAACTCACAGAACTCTCCCATCCCACCCGGAAGTGAAAAACATCACTACCACATTCTTGACGGATTGCGCGGGGTGGCCGCCATTGTCGTCGTGTGGTTCCATATCTTTGAAGCATACGCCACCAGCCATGTGGACCAAATCATCAACCACGGCTACCTGGCCGTTGACTTCTTCTTCATGCTGTCCGGGTTCGTCATCGGTTACGCCTACGACAACCGCTGGAAAACGATGACGACCGGGGAATTCATCAAGCGCCGCCTCATACGCCTGCAGCCCATGGTGGCGATAGGAGCGGTCATCGGCGCGCTCATCTTTTATTTCCAGGGCTGTTCCGTATGGGATGTGTCCCAAGTCGCGGTCATCTCCCTGCTGGTCGCCACCTTCGTCAATGTCCTGCTGATTCCGTCGCCTCCCGGCCTTGAAATCCGGGGACTGGGAGAGATGTACCCGCTCAACGGGCCAAGCTGGTCGCTATTCTTTGAATACATCGGCAACCTTCTCTATGCGCTGTTCATCCGGAAACTCTCCACGCGTTCCCTGGCCGTGCTGGTGATCCTGGCCGGATGCGGCCTGGCTTCCTTCAGCTTTTGGGGACCCAATGGTGACATCTGCTCCGGCTTCGCCATGACCGGCACGGAATGGACAGGCGGCTCCCTGCGCCTGCTGTACTCCTTCTCCGCGGGGCTGCTTCTGTTCCGCCTGTTCAAGCCCGTCAACATCAAGGGTTCCTTCTGGCTATGCGGCATTTCCCTCGCCATCCTGCTGGCCGTTCCCCGGCTGGGGGGAGAAGACGCCTTCTGGATGAACAGCCTCTATGAAACCGTGTGCTTCGCGGTCTTCTTCCCCCTTATCCTCCTCTTTGGCGCTTCCGGAAAAATCACTGATCCCTATACGGATAAAATATGCCGGTTCCTGGGCAGAATCTCCTACCCCCTGTACATGGTGCACTACCCGTTCATCTACCTGTACTATGCGTGGGTGAAAAACGGAGACCTCTCCTTCTCTGAATCCCTCCCCGGCGCTCTGGCCGTCGTCATCGGAAGCATCCTGCTGGCTTGGCTCTGCCTGAAGTTCTACGATGAACCCGTCCGGAGCTTCCTGGCGAAGCATTTCCTGAAACGGAAAAATAACCGCAGCCTTGAACCTTCATCTTCCGTACTCCAAAAAAAGACGGACGGCTAA
- a CDS encoding LexA family protein, with amino-acid sequence MTPTKGDVKNWLKAIGKDRDWLARECGTEKGTVNNWLSPSGPFPSNAILKIHSLMSQYGPVQPENEAIQTNRLVLEITEERMRNYERAASEKGVPLRQWLTELADEAADVRQLRPERTPFVPLAEQFPSPGRREYSTQIVGNIAAGSLSESDTVPSTIYMERPLGKNEYVVRVEGKSMEPLIPDGALVVMRRHTAPPVPKPGTIVEYNDGRGVTLKKLIRRKNAETGKTEYLLQPLNPAFKDIAPMEGGSISGIYVETLANYRKG; translated from the coding sequence ATGACACCGACAAAAGGGGACGTGAAAAACTGGCTGAAAGCCATCGGAAAGGACCGTGACTGGCTCGCCAGGGAATGCGGCACGGAGAAAGGAACGGTCAACAACTGGCTTTCCCCCTCCGGCCCCTTCCCCTCCAACGCCATTTTAAAAATCCACTCCCTGATGTCCCAATACGGGCCGGTTCAGCCGGAAAATGAGGCTATCCAGACCAACCGCCTTGTGCTGGAAATCACGGAGGAACGCATGAGGAACTATGAAAGGGCCGCCTCTGAAAAGGGAGTTCCCCTGCGCCAGTGGCTGACCGAGCTGGCGGATGAAGCGGCGGACGTGCGCCAGCTCCGGCCGGAACGAACTCCCTTCGTTCCGCTGGCGGAACAATTCCCGTCCCCTGGCAGGCGCGAATACAGCACGCAGATTGTCGGCAACATCGCCGCGGGCTCCCTTTCAGAAAGCGATACCGTCCCGTCCACCATTTACATGGAAAGGCCCCTGGGCAAAAACGAATACGTGGTCCGCGTGGAAGGAAAATCCATGGAACCCCTCATCCCGGACGGCGCGCTGGTGGTCATGCGGCGCCATACGGCCCCGCCCGTCCCGAAACCGGGCACTATCGTGGAATACAACGACGGCCGCGGAGTGACCCTGAAAAAACTGATCCGGAGGAAAAATGCGGAAACCGGAAAAACGGAATACCTGCTCCAGCCCCTCAATCCCGCGTTCAAGGATATTGCCCCCATGGAGGGAGGCAGCATCTCTGGAATATACGTGGAAACGCTCGCGAACTACCGCAAGGGGTAG
- a CDS encoding iron-containing alcohol dehydrogenase, producing MSNHTHSAFLMHVPTRLLFGAGQLDNLHVEALPGRKAMIVISNGKSTRANGYLDRLTGQLDKAGIACAVFDRVEPNPLNSTVNAGGRFAREHGCDFIIALGGGSCMDAAKSIALIAVNDGDYWDYIPSGTGKGKPVSNRPLPIVAITTTAGTGSEADAGTVITNEKTHEKTGFVHPDLFPALSIVDPELMLTVPPLFTAFQGFDALFHSVEGYVSNGTNLMSDMYALEAIKHISRYLPRAVADGSDLKARTHVAFGNTLSGYVMCVGRCTSEHSLEHALSAYHQGLPHGAGLIMISKAYFTHLIERHVSDERFVRMAQAMGMPEAADPMDFITMLDRLQRDCGVSGLRMSDYGIAPEEFGKMAHNARETMGFLFQCDRAELSVEDCVSIYRKSYL from the coding sequence ATGTCAAACCATACCCATTCCGCCTTTCTCATGCATGTGCCCACCCGGCTTCTTTTCGGGGCCGGGCAACTGGATAACCTGCATGTGGAAGCATTGCCGGGCCGCAAGGCCATGATCGTCATTTCCAACGGGAAGTCCACCCGGGCCAACGGTTATCTGGACCGCCTCACGGGGCAACTGGACAAGGCCGGAATCGCCTGCGCCGTCTTTGACCGAGTGGAACCCAATCCCCTGAATTCAACCGTCAATGCCGGAGGCCGGTTCGCCCGGGAACATGGCTGCGATTTCATCATCGCCCTGGGCGGAGGGAGCTGCATGGACGCCGCCAAGTCCATCGCGCTGATCGCAGTGAATGACGGCGATTACTGGGATTACATTCCCTCCGGCACGGGGAAGGGGAAGCCGGTTTCCAACAGGCCCCTGCCGATCGTTGCCATTACCACCACCGCCGGCACCGGATCGGAGGCGGACGCGGGCACTGTCATCACGAACGAGAAAACGCATGAAAAGACGGGCTTTGTCCATCCGGACCTGTTTCCGGCGCTTTCCATCGTGGACCCGGAGCTGATGCTTACCGTTCCTCCGCTGTTCACGGCCTTCCAGGGCTTTGACGCCCTGTTCCACAGCGTGGAGGGCTACGTTTCCAACGGCACGAACCTGATGAGCGACATGTACGCCCTGGAGGCCATTAAGCATATCAGCCGCTACCTGCCCAGGGCGGTGGCCGACGGCTCCGACCTGAAGGCCCGTACCCATGTGGCCTTCGGCAATACCCTGTCCGGCTACGTGATGTGCGTGGGCCGCTGCACCAGCGAGCATTCCCTGGAGCATGCCTTGTCCGCCTACCATCAGGGGCTGCCCCACGGGGCCGGCCTCATCATGATCAGCAAGGCGTATTTTACGCACCTGATTGAACGGCATGTGTCGGATGAACGCTTTGTCCGCATGGCGCAGGCCATGGGAATGCCGGAGGCGGCGGACCCCATGGATTTCATCACCATGCTGGACAGGCTGCAACGGGATTGCGGCGTAAGCGGCCTGCGCATGAGCGATTACGGCATTGCGCCGGAGGAGTTCGGGAAAATGGCTCACAATGCGCGGGAAACCATGGGGTTCCTGTTCCAGTGCGACCGCGCGGAGCTGTCCGTGGAGGATTGCGTTTCCATTTACCGGAAGTCTTATCTGTAA